The following coding sequences lie in one Peribacillus frigoritolerans genomic window:
- a CDS encoding YbdD/YjiX family protein, whose amino-acid sequence MLKRIITILSYRKQFVSLLVGVPSYDTYVAHMRMHHPEEPVKTRKEFFCEAQDERYNAKGGKVSRCC is encoded by the coding sequence ATGTTGAAAAGAATAATTACAATTCTCAGCTACAGAAAGCAATTCGTCAGTTTGCTCGTCGGCGTGCCAAGTTATGATACGTATGTGGCGCATATGAGAATGCATCATCCAGAAGAGCCCGTGAAAACCAGGAAAGAATTTTTCTGCGAAGCCCAGGATGAACGGTATAACGCAAAGGGCGGGAAAGTGTCCCGTTGCTGTTAA
- a CDS encoding P-II family nitrogen regulator — MSEVLTKIEIITRPIKFEQFKAELAKIGVSGMTVSEVKGTGLQKSYVETYRGRNREMSLHDRMKIEIVVCEVPVQDVVDVARKFLSTGKPGDGKIFIYELANVVNIRTGKEGHDALKNDI; from the coding sequence ATGTCCGAGGTTTTAACGAAAATAGAAATCATTACACGTCCGATCAAGTTTGAACAATTCAAAGCGGAACTGGCAAAAATAGGGGTAAGCGGAATGACTGTATCGGAAGTAAAAGGAACGGGTCTTCAGAAAAGTTATGTGGAAACCTATAGAGGCAGAAATCGTGAAATGTCACTACATGACAGAATGAAAATAGAAATCGTCGTGTGTGAAGTGCCAGTTCAGGATGTTGTGGATGTAGCAAGGAAATTCTTGAGTACAGGTAAACCAGGTGACGGAAAAATCTTCATTTATGAATTGGCGAATGTTGTGAATATCCGTACCGGGAAAGAAGGTCATGATGCGTTAAAAAATGACATCTGA
- a CDS encoding ABC transporter ATP-binding protein yields MKKLSSFLKPYWLLIILALSLMIVELGVELLQPLFIAKIIDDGILQKDLSVVIKWGSVMVGLSVFSFLGGIVNSFTASHVSQSFGHDVRKSLFGKIQAFSFANLNNIPTSSLITRMTNDVTQLQNTVFMGLRIMARAPLIVIGGAIMAIAVDLKLSLVLVISIPVLVFFLGWVMKRAAKLFKLVQKKLDNVNGVMRENLIGMRLIKAFLRKEHEIGRFDDANEELKRKTVSSLRLIETTMPVLMLVMNVAILIILWLGSEFITTGDIQVGEVVAIVNYATRIAASLSVFSWLIMVISRAKASAERVTEIFETPIDIDEGKAVSKSGAVNGGGIKFLDVSFRYPGTETPILKNLTFSIDPGESLAIIGATGSGKTSLFQLIPRLYEVESGSIQIDGQDLKDIPLNSLRNRIGYVPQEALLFSGTIKNNVAWGKEGASMEEIMAAAMHAQVHETVMKLPKQYETQLGQKGVNLSGGQKQRLSIARALVRKPKILLLDDSTSALDLKTESKLLAALKGYTCTTLIITQKISTAMEADKILLLESGQVLALGKHQDLMQTSDLYRKIVHSQFGEEGISLESKNISR; encoded by the coding sequence ATGAAAAAATTGTCCTCATTTCTTAAGCCTTACTGGCTTTTGATCATTCTTGCTTTATCCTTAATGATTGTCGAGCTCGGGGTAGAGCTGTTACAACCTTTATTTATAGCAAAAATAATTGATGATGGCATTTTGCAGAAAGATTTATCGGTGGTGATTAAATGGGGAAGTGTCATGGTTGGGCTTTCTGTTTTTTCATTTCTTGGCGGGATTGTTAATTCCTTTACGGCATCACATGTAAGTCAAAGCTTTGGACATGATGTCAGGAAAAGCCTTTTTGGTAAAATACAGGCGTTTTCTTTTGCGAATTTGAATAATATCCCGACTTCCTCGTTGATAACAAGGATGACGAATGATGTGACCCAACTTCAAAATACGGTTTTTATGGGCTTGCGTATCATGGCGAGGGCGCCATTGATCGTAATCGGCGGAGCGATAATGGCTATTGCGGTCGATTTGAAATTATCCCTTGTTTTGGTCATTTCAATTCCGGTTCTTGTTTTCTTCTTGGGATGGGTTATGAAACGGGCGGCTAAGCTGTTTAAGCTCGTCCAGAAAAAACTCGATAATGTCAATGGTGTCATGAGGGAAAATCTGATAGGCATGCGCTTGATCAAAGCTTTTCTTCGTAAGGAGCATGAAATCGGCCGATTTGATGATGCGAATGAAGAGTTGAAAAGAAAGACTGTGTCTTCCCTTCGTTTAATTGAAACGACGATGCCTGTGCTGATGCTGGTCATGAATGTGGCGATTCTGATCATTCTCTGGCTTGGAAGTGAATTTATAACAACGGGAGATATACAGGTAGGGGAAGTTGTGGCGATTGTCAACTATGCCACGAGGATTGCGGCATCCCTTTCCGTTTTTTCATGGCTGATCATGGTCATTTCCCGTGCAAAGGCTTCAGCGGAACGTGTGACGGAAATATTTGAAACCCCGATAGATATTGATGAAGGTAAGGCGGTAAGCAAGAGTGGGGCCGTCAATGGGGGAGGCATTAAGTTTCTGGATGTATCTTTCCGCTATCCTGGAACCGAAACCCCGATATTGAAAAACTTGACCTTCTCCATCGATCCGGGAGAATCGCTTGCCATCATAGGAGCGACAGGATCAGGGAAAACATCACTGTTTCAGCTGATTCCGAGATTATACGAAGTTGAAAGCGGCTCCATTCAAATTGATGGCCAGGATCTGAAAGATATTCCCTTGAATTCGCTGCGGAACAGGATCGGCTATGTACCGCAAGAGGCCCTGCTATTTTCAGGTACCATAAAAAATAATGTCGCTTGGGGAAAAGAAGGTGCCTCGATGGAGGAAATCATGGCTGCAGCCATGCATGCTCAGGTCCATGAGACTGTAATGAAACTTCCGAAGCAATATGAAACCCAGTTAGGGCAAAAAGGAGTGAATCTGTCGGGAGGGCAAAAACAGCGCTTATCGATCGCAAGAGCATTGGTGCGCAAACCGAAGATTCTCCTTCTGGATGATAGTACAAGTGCGCTGGATTTGAAGACGGAAAGTAAATTGCTTGCCGCTTTAAAGGGCTATACATGCACAACGCTCATCATTACACAAAAAATCAGTACAGCCATGGAGGCTGACAAAATCTTGTTGCTGGAAAGCGGTCAAGTCCTTGCGCTGGGGAAACATCAGGATTTGATGCAAACAAGCGATCTTTATCGAAAAATCGTTCACTCACAGTTTGGGGAGGAGGGGATTTCGCTTGAGTCGAAGAATATCTCCCGATAA
- a CDS encoding aspartate kinase, translating to MKVAKFGGSSLASGEQLRKVFEIVVSDPERKIVVVSAPGKRNSDDIKVTDLLIEAAEQQLRGDNGEHLIEDVVSRYASIAEELDISESVITGIHENLMALLHADQTNPKRYLDALKASGEDNNAKLVAGYFQSRGVEAQYINPKKAGLIVTDEGGFTKVLPESYDRLYALRDEPGIVVFPGFFGYTLDGDVLTFSRSGSDITGSILANGVKADLYENFTDVDAVYAVNPNVVSNPKGIRELTYREMRELSYAGFSVFHDEALIPAFRAGIPVHIQNTNNPAAQGTRIVNTRDNTNGPVIGIASDKGFCSIYISKYLMNREVGFGRKLLHILEDYGVSYEHIPSGIDDVTLILRQDQMKGEAENKIISRIKKELHADEVNVEHDLALIMVVGEGMRHNVGTTARASKALAEAKVNIEMINQGSSEVSMMFGVKGHNEETAIQALYHEFF from the coding sequence ATGAAAGTTGCAAAGTTTGGTGGAAGTTCACTTGCGTCAGGTGAACAGTTGAGGAAGGTATTCGAAATTGTTGTTTCTGATCCAGAGAGGAAGATTGTGGTCGTTTCGGCTCCAGGAAAACGCAATTCCGATGATATAAAGGTGACGGATTTATTGATTGAAGCTGCGGAACAGCAGCTGCGCGGGGATAACGGAGAGCATTTGATAGAAGATGTTGTATCCCGCTATGCGAGCATTGCTGAAGAGCTGGATATATCCGAGAGTGTCATCACTGGGATTCATGAGAATTTAATGGCACTGCTGCATGCAGACCAAACTAACCCGAAGCGCTATCTGGATGCCTTGAAGGCCAGCGGCGAGGATAATAATGCGAAGCTGGTCGCAGGTTATTTTCAAAGCCGTGGTGTAGAGGCACAGTATATCAATCCAAAGAAGGCCGGCTTGATCGTAACGGATGAAGGTGGATTCACCAAGGTGCTGCCAGAGTCTTATGATCGGTTATATGCTCTGCGTGATGAGCCAGGAATCGTTGTATTCCCAGGGTTCTTTGGATATACGTTAGATGGTGATGTGTTAACCTTCTCAAGAAGCGGTTCAGATATTACTGGTTCGATTCTTGCGAATGGGGTCAAAGCTGATTTGTATGAGAACTTTACGGACGTGGATGCCGTTTATGCGGTGAATCCAAATGTGGTTTCCAATCCGAAGGGAATTCGGGAACTAACCTATCGTGAGATGCGTGAGCTTTCTTATGCAGGTTTCTCGGTATTTCATGATGAGGCGCTGATTCCTGCATTCCGTGCGGGAATACCTGTCCATATCCAGAATACGAACAATCCGGCGGCACAAGGGACCCGCATTGTGAATACACGGGATAATACGAACGGGCCCGTTATTGGGATTGCAAGTGATAAAGGATTTTGCAGTATTTACATTAGCAAATATTTGATGAACCGGGAAGTTGGTTTTGGCCGGAAACTGCTGCACATCCTCGAAGATTATGGAGTTTCATATGAGCATATTCCATCAGGCATCGATGATGTGACGCTTATTCTAAGGCAGGACCAGATGAAAGGTGAAGCCGAGAATAAAATCATTTCCCGAATCAAGAAAGAGCTGCATGCCGATGAAGTGAATGTGGAGCATGATCTGGCCTTGATCATGGTTGTAGGGGAAGGGATGCGTCATAATGTCGGTACAACGGCAAGAGCGTCAAAAGCCTTGGCCGAAGCAAAGGTGAATATTGAGATGATCAACCAGGGCTCTTCTGAGGTAAGCATGATGTTCGGTGTGAAAGGGCACAACGAAGAGACGGCGATTCAGGCATTATATCACGAGTTCTTTTGA
- a CDS encoding nitroreductase family protein produces the protein MKLEDIIKERRSIKRFKDIPVPIDTIQSLLETSTWAPNHKLTQPWRFVVVLGDSRLKLAEATRAFMEGKEKDPEKKKAAGQRGYNKLIGVPMFVAVIMEENPNPMTREEDYAATSALIQNFSLLAWEQGIGMIWETYGMIHSMEFREALGVKPGEKIVGSLHVGYPDMIPAPRPRNAIDQLLTIMD, from the coding sequence ATGAAACTAGAAGATATCATTAAAGAACGGCGCAGCATCAAACGATTTAAGGACATTCCTGTTCCTATTGATACCATCCAATCATTATTGGAAACTTCAACATGGGCACCGAACCATAAATTGACCCAACCGTGGCGCTTCGTCGTGGTTCTGGGTGATAGCCGCTTAAAACTAGCAGAAGCAACCCGTGCATTCATGGAAGGCAAAGAGAAGGACCCTGAAAAGAAAAAAGCAGCCGGACAGCGAGGATATAATAAACTTATAGGTGTACCGATGTTTGTCGCAGTGATCATGGAAGAGAATCCGAATCCCATGACACGTGAAGAAGATTATGCGGCTACAAGTGCCTTGATTCAGAATTTCAGCCTGCTTGCCTGGGAACAGGGAATCGGGATGATATGGGAAACATACGGCATGATACATAGCATGGAGTTTCGTGAAGCTTTAGGCGTGAAACCTGGCGAGAAGATCGTGGGCAGCCTTCACGTTGGCTATCCCGATATGATCCCTGCCCCGCGTCCAAGGAACGCGATTGATCAACTCCTGACCATTATGGACTAA
- a CDS encoding carbon starvation CstA family protein: protein MKALKSVILWGVISALGAVSFGFVALNRGESINAMWIVTAALCVYSIAYRFYSKFIARKVFELDDNRQTPSEANNDGKDYVPTNKWVLFGHHFAAIAGAGPLVGPILAAQMGYLPGTLWLVVGVVLAGAVQDFIILFGSMRRNGKSLGEMIKEEIGPITGLIAMIGILGIMIILLAVLALVVVKALVGSPWGMFTIASTIPIAVLMGIYMRYIRPGRVGEGSIIGIILLMLALYFGRFVAESATLAPMFTFSGETIAIMLIVYGFVASVLPVWMLLAPRDYLSTFLKIGTIIGLALGIFIVMPSLEMPAVTQFIDGTGPVFSGNLFPFLFITIACGAVSGFHALVSSGTTPKMIERESHARPIGYGAMLTESFVAIMAMIAACVLTPGIYFAINSPGAVVGTEPAQVAATISDWGFLVTPEMITGLADDVGEETIISRTGGAPTFAIGMAHIFSQVIGGASLMAFWYHFAILFEALFILTTIDAGTRVGRFMIQDIIGTFYKPFAETNKWLPNIIATAICVIGWGYFLYQGVIDPLGGINTLWPLFGIANQMLSAIALLLGTTVLFKMGKKAYTWVTLVPTTFLLIVTMTAGWQKLFHENPAIGFLAHKDKFKAAYDSGEVLAPAANLAEMKRVIVNDYVDAALCAIFMVVVITVLISAIRLWIKVLKNQKIDLHETPYVSRSS from the coding sequence ATGAAAGCGCTTAAGTCGGTTATTCTTTGGGGGGTCATATCTGCATTGGGTGCGGTGAGTTTTGGTTTCGTCGCGCTAAACCGGGGGGAAAGCATCAATGCCATGTGGATTGTCACTGCGGCACTCTGTGTATATTCAATTGCATACCGCTTTTATAGTAAATTCATTGCACGGAAAGTGTTTGAGCTAGATGACAATCGCCAGACTCCATCGGAAGCGAATAATGATGGGAAAGATTATGTCCCTACAAACAAATGGGTGTTGTTTGGCCACCATTTTGCAGCAATTGCCGGAGCAGGACCTCTCGTAGGTCCCATCCTTGCAGCGCAAATGGGATATTTGCCAGGGACGCTATGGCTTGTAGTCGGAGTTGTATTGGCTGGTGCCGTACAGGATTTCATCATTCTCTTCGGTTCGATGCGCCGAAACGGCAAATCTTTGGGAGAGATGATCAAAGAGGAGATTGGCCCGATTACAGGCTTGATAGCGATGATCGGTATTCTCGGTATCATGATCATTTTATTAGCGGTACTTGCCCTGGTTGTCGTAAAAGCGCTGGTGGGCAGTCCGTGGGGGATGTTCACGATTGCCTCGACGATACCGATCGCTGTTCTCATGGGCATTTACATGCGTTATATAAGGCCGGGACGGGTTGGAGAAGGATCGATTATCGGAATCATACTTTTGATGCTCGCTTTATATTTCGGCCGCTTTGTAGCCGAAAGCGCAACATTGGCGCCAATGTTCACTTTCAGCGGGGAAACGATTGCCATCATGTTGATAGTATATGGTTTCGTTGCCTCCGTTTTGCCTGTATGGATGTTATTGGCACCGCGCGATTATTTAAGCACATTCTTGAAAATCGGTACGATCATCGGACTTGCACTTGGTATCTTTATTGTCATGCCGAGCCTTGAAATGCCTGCCGTCACTCAATTCATCGATGGAACAGGACCTGTATTTTCCGGAAATTTATTCCCGTTCCTATTCATTACGATCGCTTGTGGAGCGGTATCGGGATTCCATGCCCTCGTTTCCTCAGGTACAACTCCTAAAATGATTGAACGCGAATCGCATGCACGCCCAATCGGATACGGGGCGATGTTGACTGAATCCTTTGTAGCCATCATGGCGATGATAGCCGCCTGTGTATTGACGCCAGGTATCTATTTTGCCATTAACAGCCCGGGGGCCGTTGTGGGAACGGAACCAGCGCAAGTGGCTGCTACGATATCCGATTGGGGTTTCCTTGTGACACCTGAGATGATTACCGGCCTTGCAGACGATGTTGGGGAAGAGACCATTATATCCCGTACTGGAGGAGCTCCAACCTTTGCTATCGGCATGGCTCATATCTTCTCGCAAGTGATTGGAGGGGCGTCCCTGATGGCGTTCTGGTATCATTTCGCGATCCTGTTCGAGGCATTGTTCATATTGACCACCATTGATGCAGGAACCAGGGTGGGACGTTTTATGATACAGGATATCATCGGCACCTTTTATAAACCATTTGCCGAAACGAATAAATGGCTGCCCAATATAATTGCGACTGCCATTTGTGTAATCGGTTGGGGGTACTTCCTTTATCAAGGGGTCATTGATCCTCTTGGCGGGATCAATACCCTTTGGCCATTGTTTGGAATTGCGAATCAGATGCTTTCCGCCATTGCGTTGCTGCTTGGGACGACGGTCCTTTTCAAAATGGGCAAAAAAGCGTACACATGGGTCACTCTTGTGCCCACTACATTCTTGTTGATAGTGACCATGACGGCAGGGTGGCAAAAGCTGTTCCACGAAAACCCGGCAATTGGCTTTTTAGCACATAAGGATAAATTTAAAGCGGCTTATGATAGCGGGGAAGTTCTTGCTCCGGCAGCCAATCTGGCCGAGATGAAGCGGGTTATCGTCAATGATTATGTGGATGCTGCCCTATGTGCCATCTTCATGGTCGTGGTGATCACGGTCCTGATTTCTGCCATTAGGTTATGGATAAAAGTCTTGAAGAACCAGAAAATAGATTTACATGAAACGCCTTATGTATCAAGGTCGTCATAA
- the queF gene encoding preQ(1) synthase — translation MSGRKEEELKKDITLLGNQGTKYTFDYAPEILESFDNKHPNRDYFVKFNCPEFTSLCPITGQPDFATIYISYIPSVKMVESKSLKLYLFSFRNHGDFHEDCMNIIMNDLIELMDPKYIEVWGKFTPRGGISIDPYTNYGKPGTKYEEMANYRLMNHDLYPETVDNR, via the coding sequence ATGTCTGGAAGAAAAGAAGAAGAATTAAAAAAAGATATTACACTGCTTGGGAATCAAGGAACAAAATATACATTTGACTATGCGCCTGAAATCCTTGAGTCATTCGATAACAAGCATCCGAACCGGGATTATTTCGTCAAATTCAATTGCCCGGAATTCACTAGCTTATGTCCGATAACGGGCCAGCCGGACTTTGCTACCATTTACATCAGCTATATTCCCAGTGTGAAAATGGTGGAAAGCAAGTCTTTGAAACTTTATTTATTCAGCTTCCGCAATCACGGTGATTTCCATGAAGACTGCATGAACATCATCATGAATGATTTAATCGAATTGATGGATCCTAAATATATTGAAGTCTGGGGCAAGTTCACGCCTAGGGGCGGAATTTCCATCGACCCTTACACGAATTATGGGAAACCAGGTACTAAGTATGAGGAAATGGCGAATTACCGCTTGATGAACCATGACTTATATCCGGAAACTGTGGATAATCGCTAA
- a CDS encoding ammonium transporter, with protein sequence MQMADSVFMFLATMMVWLMTPGIALFYGGMVKSKNVLNTAMHSYMPLAVISILWVLIGYSLSFSPGNTLLGGLDWVGLKDVGFAPGPYSETIPHSLFMLFQMTFAVLTVSVIAGGIAERMKFSAFLIFTILWSLFVYAPVAHWVWGGGWLAELGTLDFAGGNVVHISSGVAGLVLAIMLGKRKESGDSAPHNLPLTFLGGSLIWFGWYGFNVGSALTINEVAMNVFVNTAVAAAAGIIGWLIVEYMANKKATLLGAVSGAISGLVAITPACGFVTPASSIIIGVIGGAVCFWGVYFLKNKLGYDDALDAFGLHGIGGTWGGIATGLFATTSVNENGADGLFYGDFNLLWKQLVAIIATYIFVAVVTYIVAKVINLFMPLRVSEEDESMGLDLTLHGEKAYHESI encoded by the coding sequence ATGCAAATGGCAGATTCGGTATTCATGTTTTTGGCGACAATGATGGTTTGGTTAATGACACCAGGGATTGCCCTATTTTATGGAGGGATGGTAAAAAGTAAAAATGTCCTGAATACGGCAATGCATAGTTATATGCCATTGGCTGTCATTTCGATTCTTTGGGTGCTGATTGGATATTCATTATCATTTTCACCTGGTAATACACTTCTGGGCGGTCTGGACTGGGTTGGCTTAAAGGATGTAGGCTTTGCACCTGGACCATACAGCGAAACAATTCCTCATAGTTTGTTCATGTTATTCCAAATGACTTTTGCCGTTTTAACCGTCTCGGTCATTGCAGGTGGCATTGCCGAGCGGATGAAGTTTTCAGCATTCCTGATTTTTACGATCCTTTGGTCTTTATTCGTATACGCTCCCGTTGCACACTGGGTATGGGGAGGCGGCTGGTTGGCGGAACTGGGGACACTTGACTTTGCAGGCGGCAACGTTGTTCATATTTCTTCAGGGGTTGCAGGTCTGGTTTTAGCGATCATGTTAGGTAAAAGGAAAGAGTCGGGAGACAGTGCACCGCATAATCTTCCTTTAACATTCCTTGGCGGATCATTAATTTGGTTCGGTTGGTACGGCTTTAACGTCGGAAGCGCACTGACAATCAATGAAGTGGCGATGAATGTATTCGTCAATACAGCTGTTGCAGCCGCTGCTGGTATTATAGGCTGGCTGATCGTTGAGTATATGGCTAATAAAAAGGCAACATTGCTGGGTGCGGTATCCGGAGCTATTTCTGGCTTGGTTGCCATTACACCTGCTTGCGGATTCGTAACCCCAGCCTCTTCCATCATCATCGGGGTCATTGGCGGTGCAGTATGTTTCTGGGGCGTATACTTCCTGAAGAATAAACTGGGTTACGACGATGCACTTGATGCTTTTGGATTGCACGGGATCGGCGGGACATGGGGTGGCATCGCTACAGGTTTATTCGCGACCACTTCCGTTAACGAAAACGGTGCAGATGGTTTATTCTATGGAGATTTCAACTTGTTGTGGAAGCAGCTTGTAGCGATCATTGCGACATATATCTTCGTTGCAGTGGTCACTTATATCGTTGCTAAAGTCATTAACCTTTTCATGCCGTTGCGTGTCAGTGAAGAAGATGAGTCAATGGGGCTTGATCTTACACTTCATGGAGAAAAAGCTTATCACGAATCCATTTAA
- a CDS encoding LytTR family DNA-binding domain-containing protein, translating to MDQFTVESVLNIIREFVPKDASISVADSEKYIYYQPSKQVDLRIKPGDLISENTATYKALSVRKKIGVQVESNVFGVPYYGLSVPIMDQGNPLGAVTAILPTKPLILPTSFLTIKTEDRWIPLPYDEIMYLEAQNRKTKIQSERVSGFHKMNLSELEFILPSDLFIRVHRSYIVNINYIQEILPDFHSTFLLIMKDNSKIQVSQTYASQFRRALGF from the coding sequence ATGGATCAATTTACGGTCGAATCCGTTTTAAATATCATCAGGGAATTTGTACCGAAGGATGCTTCAATTTCTGTGGCTGATTCCGAAAAATACATTTATTATCAACCGAGCAAACAAGTCGACTTAAGAATAAAACCAGGTGATTTAATCAGTGAAAACACAGCGACATATAAAGCACTGAGTGTCCGTAAAAAAATAGGGGTGCAGGTTGAAAGCAATGTATTTGGCGTACCTTACTATGGCCTGAGTGTTCCTATCATGGACCAGGGCAATCCTTTAGGAGCGGTTACGGCCATCTTGCCAACAAAGCCATTAATTTTACCGACATCATTTTTGACCATTAAAACGGAAGATCGCTGGATACCGCTTCCATATGATGAAATCATGTATCTGGAAGCTCAAAATAGGAAAACTAAAATTCAGTCCGAACGTGTGAGTGGATTTCATAAAATGAACTTAAGTGAATTGGAATTCATTTTACCTAGTGATTTATTCATTCGTGTGCATCGTTCGTACATCGTCAATATCAACTATATTCAAGAAATCCTTCCCGATTTTCATTCTACATTTTTACTGATAATGAAAGACAATTCTAAAATCCAGGTCAGTCAAACGTATGCAAGTCAATTCAGGAGGGCTTTAGGATTTTAA
- a CDS encoding ABC transporter ATP-binding protein translates to MSRRISPDKAKSKPVNSWNTIKRIIPYLATNKSLLFCVLFMVLISSVLGLLGPFLVGMAIDDYIVTRDSGGLISLLFGLLGVYIFYSLSMWLQNYWMIGIAQDTVYEMRNQLFKKLHQLSIPFFDRRQHGELMSRVTNDIENVSSTLNSSVIQIFSSVLTLVGTIGVMLYLSPLLTVLTLFIVPLMFFGLRWITNRTGKLFKAQQKNLGELNGFIEETISGQRIVKAFSQEDKVIRDFIIRSENLKKAGFLSQSYSGLIPKLMNLLNNLSFTVIAAVGGFLALSGIGTVSIGVIVIFTEYSRQFTRPLNDLANQFNTLLSAVAGAERVFAILDEKEEEVDEKQASELRDVRGEVDFEGVSFSYNDEEQTIYDVSFHAKKGETIALVGPTGAGKTTIINLLARFYEPNSGRILIDGQDIQQVTRSSLRKHMGFVLQDSFLFQGTIRENIRYGRLEAEDEEVVNAAKLANAHSFIMKLPDRYDTILNQDGSGISQGQRQLLSIARAILADPILLILDEATSSIDTITELKIQEALHRLMEGRTSFVIAHRLNTIQQSDQILVLDEGRIIEKGSHDELLRQRGFYYDLNLSSLRENQIG, encoded by the coding sequence TTGAGTCGAAGAATATCTCCCGATAAGGCAAAGTCTAAACCGGTCAACTCCTGGAATACGATAAAAAGGATCATTCCCTACTTAGCAACGAATAAAAGCCTGCTATTTTGTGTCCTTTTCATGGTTCTGATAAGCTCGGTTTTGGGATTGCTTGGCCCCTTTCTTGTTGGGATGGCCATTGATGATTATATTGTCACAAGAGATAGCGGGGGGCTGATCAGCCTTCTTTTCGGACTTCTCGGAGTCTATATATTCTATTCCCTATCCATGTGGCTTCAGAATTATTGGATGATCGGAATCGCGCAGGATACGGTTTATGAAATGCGCAATCAATTATTTAAAAAGCTTCACCAGCTGTCCATTCCCTTTTTTGACCGGCGTCAGCATGGGGAATTGATGAGCAGGGTCACGAATGATATAGAAAATGTCAGTTCCACTTTGAATAGTTCCGTCATCCAGATTTTTTCAAGTGTGCTGACACTGGTCGGGACGATTGGAGTTATGCTATATTTGAGCCCTTTATTAACCGTTTTAACCTTATTCATCGTTCCTCTCATGTTCTTCGGTCTGAGGTGGATAACGAACAGGACGGGAAAGCTTTTTAAAGCACAGCAGAAGAACCTTGGAGAACTGAACGGGTTTATAGAAGAAACGATTTCCGGACAACGGATCGTAAAGGCTTTCTCACAGGAAGATAAAGTGATCCGTGATTTTATCATCCGGAGTGAAAATTTAAAGAAAGCCGGATTTCTATCACAATCATACTCAGGGCTGATTCCAAAACTGATGAATTTACTGAACAACTTAAGTTTCACGGTAATAGCCGCTGTCGGCGGATTTTTGGCGCTGAGTGGCATAGGTACGGTTTCCATCGGGGTAATTGTCATCTTCACCGAGTACTCAAGGCAATTCACCCGTCCGCTCAATGACCTGGCTAACCAATTCAATACACTCCTCTCAGCTGTTGCCGGCGCTGAGCGGGTTTTCGCCATACTTGATGAAAAAGAAGAGGAAGTGGATGAGAAACAGGCTTCTGAACTTCGTGATGTCCGCGGTGAGGTGGACTTTGAGGGTGTTTCCTTTTCGTATAATGATGAAGAGCAAACGATATATGATGTTAGTTTCCATGCAAAAAAGGGGGAGACCATCGCGCTTGTAGGTCCCACGGGGGCAGGTAAGACCACGATCATTAATCTTCTTGCCCGTTTTTACGAGCCGAACAGCGGCCGGATATTGATTGATGGCCAGGATATCCAACAGGTGACGAGGTCCAGTCTCCGTAAGCATATGGGCTTCGTTTTACAGGATTCCTTCTTGTTTCAAGGTACGATTCGTGAAAATATCCGCTACGGCCGGCTGGAGGCAGAAGATGAAGAAGTGGTGAATGCAGCCAAGCTTGCCAATGCCCATTCCTTTATCATGAAACTGCCAGATCGATATGATACCATCTTGAATCAAGATGGCAGTGGAATAAGTCAGGGGCAGCGCCAGCTATTATCGATTGCCAGGGCAATTTTAGCCGATCCCATTTTATTGATTTTGGATGAAGCGACAAGTAGCATAGATACGATAACCGAGCTTAAAATCCAGGAAGCATTACACCGCTTGATGGAGGGAAGGACAAGTTTTGTCATTGCCCACAGATTGAATACAATTCAGCAAAGTGATCAAATCCTTGTACTTGATGAAGGAAGGATCATTGAAAAAGGATCCCATGATGAATTGTTGCGGCAGAGGGGTTTTTATTACGATCTAAACCTCAGTTCATTAAGGGAAAATCAGATAGGATAA